Proteins from a genomic interval of Spea bombifrons isolate aSpeBom1 chromosome 4, aSpeBom1.2.pri, whole genome shotgun sequence:
- the SUV39H2 gene encoding histone-lysine N-methyltransferase SUV39H2, with product MAVTRGAWCVPCLASHETLQELCRKEKLTCQCIEITRKNSNVYEVEYLCDFKLEKGKEYFLVKWKGWPASCNSWEPKENLKCPEMLKQFSADLYKYLFDLKSKKSGVLKNNIKSLDPGVSNYIVKKAKQRIALRRWEHELNSKKFLGGMIYVENNIDLEGPPKDFHYINDYKPSPGINTVGEAIVGCECTDCFTGKCCPLEAGVHFAYNEHKQIIVEPGRPIYECNSRCKCGPDCANRVVQKGPPYSLCIFRTENGRGWGVKTLQKIKKNSFVMEYVGEVITSEEAERRGQQYDSKGITYLFDLDYESDEFTVDAARYGNVSHFVNHSCDPNLQVFNVFIDNLDVRLPRIALFSTRHIKAGEELTFDYQMKGSGDLSSDSIDMDPPRKRLRTVCKCGASACRGYL from the exons ATGGCTGTGACGCGCGGTG CTTGGTGTGTGCCATGCCTTGCCTCTCATGAAACGCTGCAAGAGTTGTGCAggaaagaaaaattgacttgccAATGTATTGAGATAACCAGAAAGAACTCAAACGTTTACGAAGTGGAGTATCTTTGTGACTTTAAACTGGAAAAG ggtaAGGAATATTTTCTTGTGAAATGGAAGGGATGGCCGGCATCCTGTAACTCGTGGGAGCCCAAAGAAAACCTAAAGTGTCCGGAAATGCTAAAACAGTTTTCCGCAGACCTGTACAAGTACCTGTTTGATCTGAAGTCGAAAAAGTCTGGTGTGTTAAAGAACAATATTAAGTCTTTGGATCCTGGTGTGTCCAACTATATAGTGAAGAAAGCTAAACAACGAATTGCACTAAGACGCTGGGAACACGAACTGAACTCGAAAAAATTCCTCGGAGGAATGATTTATGTGGAAAATAATATTGATCTCGAGGGTCCTCCCAAAGACTTCCACTACATCAATGATTACAAGCCCTCTCCGGGAATTAATACTGTGGGTGAGGCCATTGTTGGTTGTGAGTGCACGGACTGCTTTACTGGTAAATGTTGCCCCTTGGAAGCCGGGGTTCACTTTGCCTATAATGAGCACAAACAGATTATAGTAGAGCCCGGGAGGCCTATTTATGAATGCAACTCAAGATGCAAGTGTGGTCCAGATTGTGCTAATCGGGTGGTACAGAAAGGTCCACCTTACTCCTTATGCATTTTCAGGACGGAAAATGGTCGTGGATGGGGCGTTAAGACACTCCAGAAAATTAAGAAGAACagttttgtaatggaatatgTTGGAGAG GTAATAACCAGTGAGGAAGCAGAGAGAAGGGGTCAGCAGTATGACAGCAAAGGAATCACTTATCTCTTTGATCTAGACTACGAGTCAGATGAGTTCACTGTGGATGCTGCTCGATATGGGAACGTCTCACATTTTGTAAATCACAgt tgtgaTCCAAATCTCCAAGTGTTCAACGTGTTCATTGATAACCTAGATGTGCGCCTTCCTCGGATTGCATTGTTCTCAACACGCCATATAAAAGCGGGAGAGGAATTGACATTTGATTACCAAATGAAAG GTTCTGGGGATCTCAGCTCTGATTCTATTGACATGGATCCACCGAGGAAGAGACTTAGGACAGTCTGCAAATGCGGAGCTAGTGCCTGCCGAGGGTATCTTTAA